In Colletotrichum destructivum chromosome 1, complete sequence, the sequence GCATTGCGGGGGAACGGAacgcgggggggggggggattaAGCGGGGCAAATACCCCCGGACCCGGCCTTCTTGAGCTGCGAGTGTATCTCTGCAATGTTATGTTAGtaagtaggtacctagctaATGCTATCGGGAGTAAACGTGTTGACTGGCAAAGtacaccatcatcagccacCCATCTGCACATCAATCGGCCCACAGAGTTACCTAGGCAAAGTGGGCAAAAGATCCTCGATGCAGCCAACACCTGGGGACATCTCTGCGGCGCCACCATTAACCGGTTCTGTCGATCAAGTCGTGTTGTACTGGAACTGGAAAAGACTGGAGACTGTGATGTGAAATCGTGGATTTATGATTTTGTTTCCGCCATGCGGACTTTTCTAGTCATCGTGCTATGAAACCCTCCTGTCCTGGTACACTGAATGGCTACCAGTCGGCCTGTCTCGCGCAGTACTGAAGCCATCCCGCCTCTTCATGGTGGAGGGGGTTGTTTTGTCAAAGCAATTGAAAAGGAAGATGAATGCTCTCTGGTCTGGGTGGACCACTTTTACTTCGGATGCCGCCGGGGCCTggccttttctttttcttcatcCAAACCAACTACTCGGCCGTTGCTGTAGGCTTTGCTTTGCCAGCCGGGTTCATCCACGAGAATGCGGATGCACCTCCAATGGGATTCGCTGACCGCGGCAGAGGTGGGCCCGCGCTCTTCGTCTCGCGTTGGGCCTTGGTGTCCGCTGTGCTACTGACGCTGCTGACTGTCCGCTTGGGCTCCCAACGGACTGTTGTTGCGGAGGGTGTGCTCTCCGCCGCTACACTGACTTGGCTCTTTCGGCGATGTTCGCCGCTGGTCCTAGGCACTGGTGGCGGCTCGTAAGCGGCACCGGTTCGGGcagacgaggatgatgaacCCGATTTCAGGGGCTTCAACACCTTCATGTTCCGACTTGCGCGGCCCGCAGGCTGGTAGCCGCTCAATGGGCCATTGGCATCCCGCTGCCCGTTCTCGCTGCCGTTTGCCGAAGTGCCCTGACGCCACGAGCCCCATATGCCACCAGCGGACTCACGTCGGCTGCCGTCTGCGCTGGCTGAGGTGTTGTACGCAGCCGAAGGCTCTCGCACCCCTGACTCAGACCCGCTGGTGTGATCTCTGCCTGgtctctcactctccccGCCACTTTCAGACAGGTTGCTTGCTCCAATCGACTTGTTGGGTACAGAGTGAAGATCCATGGGAGACAAGGGACCTTGCGACTCGGCATCTTCAGGCTGCACGCTTGAGACGCTGTGGTCCAGTGCATCAtgcgtcgtcgaggcctgTGGTCGCGGATCCCCAGACACGAACGGTGCAGCGTTAGCGTTAAGCCGAGGCTTCTCCGGGATGAAGTTGATTGTGCTGATGTGCTTAAAGACACCTTCATCTTCTGGGCGCACGAACGGCACTGATAGCTTTTCGCGCTCGCTCCCATAGAGACACATGCGGTTCTGAGACAAGAGAATATCGGCCTGGTGGGCCCTGAGGGTGTCGCTGCCGATAAAGATCTGGATGCCCCTTCTCGGCTCGGCTCCTTCGGGCTGGTCCATGCCAGACACCTCAAAGGTAGTCAGCAGGCTAGGCATCTGGTGTCCTGGACTCGAAGGCCGGCTGCTTCGTTCGGAAACGGTCGCTTCGACCAAGTACACAGAAAGTCGGATCTTATACGTGCCGTCCACATCGCGCTGAATCTCGTCCAGTAAGCCAAGGTCCTTGATGACAGAGTAGTCCACCACGGACTTTTGTGATCCCGTGCACAAGTCGGCGTACAGAACCGTGTCGTGGCAAAAGTTGGTCGTAAGCCAGCATCGGATTATGGTTGGGACGGATCCCAGAAAGAACAGtcctggcggcggctcggGCATGTCAAGAGGAGAGTCATCCTCGTGGCTGCTAACCATGAAGTTGGTATCCAGACCCAGGCTGCTGGCTCGGCCAGATGCCACGGAATGAAATGAATGGACAGAATGGCCCGCTGAACTATGGCGTCCGTCCGATTTGTGGGACAAGGACCTCTCCATCATCAGGCCGCTGCTCGGGCGCGGGGGTCCAAATTCGCCAGAGTGGCGGTTGCTTTGACTAGACCAATCCGCTCCCCTTAAAGCACTCTCATCGAATCGCACGCTGTTGGCTCGAGACGCCGCACCCCGACGGGTAGGCTCTTCTTCTGCCGGACCAAGGTGAAGAGAGCTCAGCAAATGCTGGCCTTGCTCGTCAAAATCATCAAACATGTCGTTGGGTGATATATGGGTCGGCCCTGATGCATGCAACGTCAGTAATGGGTGGTTTCGACTGGTATCCAGGACACAATCACTACCTTGCTGGGGCGTTCCGGCTAGGACGCCAGGAAACGGATGCTGCTGCCACACCGACTTGAGGCTCGCATCTTGTTCCTGGCGTCTTTCGAGTCTTGCAAGTCTCTCGCCCTGGGTACTTTGAACCAGTTGGATTTGCTTCAAATCCATCTGGATATTGAAGAGATCGTCGCGGGTAATTGGGAACCGATGATCCATGCCCGAAACTGGTCCCAATCAAATGAACAAGGTGGTTTGAGATTGTAACAAGTCGGGGAAATGGGTGGGATATAAGCTGGTAGACGAACGAAAGACAGTAGCAAGCGAGCGTATTGCGGCCGGATCGTGATCGAGGCGAAGGTATCGACAAAGCAGGCGGAAGTAGTAGAATCGTCCGGGTAGAGGGATACGCCCATGGACGGGAGTTGGTTGTCGAGTGCAGGAGGGTTCGAATGACGGGTCGAGGAAGGCTATGGGCTCTTCCGACCTCGATCCCTACAGTATCAGTTCACGaggtcctcctcccccgccacATCGCACGGCGAGACCGAAtaggtcgtcgacggcagcggcagcagacgCAATTCTGGGGACCTTTCCGTTGTTACAGTTGACTTTTCTCCTGGGATCCAGTCGATCTGGGCGACTGCGGCAGCTGAAGGTTGGTGACAGCACTATGCTGGTTTGGCACGAGGGTCAGTGGAGGCGGAGTTGCCCCGAGGGATATGGCTTCGGAAGGTCGTGGATATCGGCAGGGTTTCGACTCCGGGATGAGGTAGTCGACCGCcaagcttgtcgaggacACAGAGGTAAGCGTAAACGGCGTGCAACGAGGGTAGGGTGCGAAGAAGGGGGCTCCTCTTGGTGGTTGAAGTAGGTGATGTCGTCAGTTGGAAACGCTGAAGAGAAGCAAGAGTAGTATGTGTTGTTCGGGGCCGACGCAGGGCTCGCGAAAGAACCGACCGATTGGGGAGGATGGGATGGGGTGGGATGTAGCGTaggtggcgtcgaggaaaGGGCGGTTCGGAGAAGATAAGCTGCTTTTTCAAAATGGACTGCCGAGCGTTCTGTGTCaggagatggagacggaAAGACGGAGACTGAAAGAGACGGCCCAAGGCCTGAAGTCAGTTCGGACCGGTACGTTGGATTAGTCCAAATGGTAAAGACGGGCGAAGGGACTCGAGGAGGTGAGGTGAACGGGCAGCGACGGGAGTGGAGGATGGGAGGTAGTGTGGCTGACGGTAGGTAGCCTGGATGTAGCAGTCTCTTTTGCTGATGGTGCTGTTGCCGGAGAGAACTGCAATGTTTACAGAGCCTTACCTTCGTCAAAAGAGAAGCTGCCGATGGATTCAGGCAGGGGCAGGTGCCGAGTAGTCGGACACGGTGGAAATGAGACCCAGTTGCTGATACAGTGCGCTAGGCCCGGACTTTGGGGGTACTTGGACGATACCTCCTCGGCGGGGCAGCAATACACAGCCTTTGCCCTTGAGTGCCTAGAGAGGTTCGTCCATCAAGTTGTGGCTCCTCCAACTGGACCTTGCAGCGGGGCCACCAGTTGTCTGCCGCGCTGGCGTAGTGTGACGCGTTAGGAAGGGCTGATAGGATGGCTGGGACAGTACTCTCTTTCTCAGGGACGGAACGTGCTGAAAACTTTATGCGTCATCAACCTTCTCGTGCAAATTTATTTGCCTTGCCGAAGTTGGGCACCTTCAACGTGGATGATGGTAGGTACCtcggtaggtaggtacctgtGCCAGCACACTTGGCTGCTTGTCTCTTGCGAGCTGCACCTCCGCTGCCACCAAGAGAGTGTGACCCCCTGCAGACATCCAAACTCTAAAGCAGCTATTATGCCAATGCAGAAACAGGCGAAAACCTGCCAGAGTTCTTTGTTGCTAGGATGGGCTCGCAACGCTCTGCATCTCAGCTGTCTTGCCTTGGCCCTTCCCTGCCTGCTTCGTGCTCCGCCTCGCCGGGGCCAGTGATCGGAGCAGTCGACGGCAGTCAACGCATAGGGCAGAGGTGAGATCATCGAACTGCTCTACTCGTACGTGAGAAAGAGGGACCGTCTTGACCACGTAGGGTAGTCCGGCCGGACGAGACCAACCTATAACCAGAGCTCCCCCATACGCTGCTAAACACCATTAATGTCGTTCCCGCCGTACGCAtggccgacggcgtgctgGGGGAAGTTCGTACTGACGAGAGAAACAGAGGCTCGGATAtttgttgatgttggcggtTTAAGACATGTCTCACGAGCCTACATACCTTGATGTGGCCCTGAAAGAGGGGACCAACGACTTGAACAAACCAAAAAATCACTTTCACATGCCCGCCGGGGCGCACCGACTCGAACGCCTAGAACCACGCAGTTTCTAAGTGTTCTTTTGAAAAAGAGGAGTCACTTTGATTTGAAATGCTCTCGCAGGGTACATGCAGCGTCGCATGGGCCGCTTCTATTAGCTTGCCCCTTCATGTCAGAGTCGTCCCCTTCTCGCGCCTATGCTGGAGGGTTCAGATCGCGCCAGTCCGGGAAGACGTAGCCCGTACGGTCGTCCTCGGGCAAGCCTGCCCACTCCTGTCCGATGTGAGGCGCCACCGTCTCGTAGAAAACTCTGTACGCTTCGCCGCTCATGTGGAGGCCGTCCGGAAGAAGACCCGCCAGCccgccctgctcgccgagctccggCGTGCCGAGCAGGGGCCCTCCGGCCTTGAAACCGGGCGTCTTGGACACGGCATGGTCCATCAGCGCCTGCCACAGGTCGATCAGTGTCACACCGGGCACATCAGCCGCCACGTCTCGAGCCGCCTGTGTGTACTCGGCGCTGATCTTGGAGGTCCGCGTCGGCTTAGAGTGGCCCCAGGCCAGATCGAGCTGGGTGATGCGGATCTCGTCaatgggcggcggcgtgacGAGTAGGATTTTCGGCTTGTGGGCTATGATGTTGGGGTGCGTGACGATCTTGACAAGGTTCTCCTTGTACACCTTCAATGGGACATGCTGCGTCGTGGTGTTCATGGGCTGGACAGCATCGTTTGCGCCGAGAAGCACCAACTGGTCAAGAACTTTAGCATCTCGCCCTCCAGCCCTGGTGGATCATACTCACAAGATACTTCAGTTGCGGTCCGGAGTccgagggaggaggaaacATCTCTGGGAGGTATTTGACGGCGTTCGCCGTGTTCCAACCGGAGAAGCCGCGGTTGACCACATCGTAGCGGCGCATCACACCTGAGACGCGGTCCGTAAGCCCAAACTGTTCAGAAGATTCAGCCTTGAGCAAACTTACGGCATTGGAGCTCGGCCTGGAACGAGAAACCGTCAAACGTCACGGCAGAGCCCTGGAAGAGCGAGTCTCCGAAGAGCACGATCTGAGGGTAAGGCCTCTGCCATCATGGTAAGTAGGCTATCGTGGATAATTATCCAGAATCACAACTCACGGCCATCTTGAAAACCGTTGCGGAAGCCAAGGACGATATGTTGCCAAGAGATGAAATGAGAAAGTCGGGTTGCTTAAGGGGAGGGTGATTATGTATTCCGTCGTCAAGAGCGTTCTTCTGTGTAAGAGAAGATTGTATTGCTGTGCTGAGACAGAATGAACTGCACACTGAAATGCCTGGTGTTATGTGGCACCGTCTATATCTACCTACCTCACTTGATGAGTAGTCTCTGCAGGCAACCAGCAGAAACCGACCCCCTTCAGAAGTCCGCAATCCCCGCGGGGCCACTTGCACGGCATGGCAGCCCGCATAGCCGAAGGCACGATACTCTCACTGGTCAGACTGGCCGTCTGCGGTTATCGGTCTATCGATTGTACGAAATGGCCGCGCCAATCGTACCGAGCTGGCGGCCAGGTTCCACCTACCGATTACGAGACTAACACTAACACCAACAGCAATAAAAACAACGATAGCATACTGTGATGGCTCTGGACTACTAGCCGCCCCACTGGTGACTGCGTCTGTTCATCAACAAGAGACACATGAGAGCTTGTATACAACCGCACCCAAGACAATGAAATGGTCGCTTGGTGAGACCTATCACAAGCTTCAAGCCCGCAACGGCAGCGAGAAATTGGAGATGGACTGGTGGGGTCCATGTCATGGTATCCACTCTCTTATCGACAACACGAACGATTGGTCGTCCTACTTATCGGCACTAAAAAGTCGGCTTAACTAATACCCGTCTAAAAAAAAATATCGAGAAATCTCCAGGTAAATGCTCTAGGAAAAAATCCCAGTCTCGTCGGACCCCGCTGCCATTGAGTATTCGATCATAGCGGAATGCCGCAAAACCTCTGAAATATGGCGTCCTCTCTTGCTGCGCAGTTAGCGCAGATCGCCGCCAACTCCAAGGCTTCCTTGGATATCAAAGCGCAAAAGGCTGCCCACTCCAAGTCTCTGATCTTCGAGCCGAGAGTTGCTGCGACCCAGAGCTACCAGACTCTTTTCACCATATGCTCCGAGGGCTTCGAGGAGCTTTGTGAACTCGATGGCCGCTTCAAGCCCTTTTCCAAGACGCTCTTCAGCGAACAGAGCATGAGTGAAGACCGCACTCAGATGACCACCGCTGAGAATGCCGAATTGGACAAGAAAGTCGAGTCCTTCCTGCGCCTTGTCGGCAGCCGCTTGAGGCTCATGCCTTCGATCCGTGCCCTTGAGTGGCTCGTACGGAGATTCAGGTATGTCAGTTGCAGTTGGATGGCATGTTTCTGTGTGCCTAACTGGGCGGTAGAATTCACGAGCACAACACCAAGTCTCTCATCACGACTTTCCTCCCGTATCACTCGATCCCCGCCTTCGTCACCCTGCTTTCGATTCTCCCGCCCAAGATTCCCCACGAGTACCGATTCTTGAGCCCTTACATCAAGTCGCTCACCTCGCCTCCGCGATCCGTTCTGGTCCACGAAGCGATCCACAAGGCCGACTTCCTCAACACCCTGTCCGAATACGCTCTCGAGGCGTGCAGGAATCAACAACAATACCCGACTCTGGTCTCATTCTGGGGTGGAATTATGACAGAGGCCGTGAACGGACTTCTCGAGAACATGCGGTCCGGTCGCGCCGCTGTACAACAGGACAACAATGAAGCTTTTCTGCACCGCGTCGGGCCTACCCTCGCCGAGGCAATGTCGATGAAGAAGGTTCCCAACATGCAAATCGCCTCCTACATGGCCGTCACCATTGTTGCGGCCAAGGGCAGCTTCGACGACGCAACCCTCTCGGCTTTCATGGAGCAGATCGTTCACGGCTGGACCGGCGAGACTGTGCGCCCCGGGCTTGTCTGCTTGTGCATTCTGGCGCAGTACCGCTCGGCGAAGCAGCTTTCCGGAAAGGTCACCAAGGCTTTGTTGAAGGTCCAGAACCTCGGCGAGATCCTGGTCGAGCTGGGCCAGGAAAGGAGGGTCGACAAGCTTACCAACGGACTGTGCATCGCCTTTATCGAACGCTTGTGCAAGAAGGGCGACGCTCGCGGCCTGCCGATTATCCGCGCCATTTTGATGAGCAAGATcttgaaggagaagcagatTGCTGTCATTTTCAAGTCCCTGGTGCTGGCTGCGCACAgactcgacgacgaggttgacAAGGACGGCGAAATCCGCAAGGAGCTTGGCTCCACGTTGATCGATCTGTCTCGCTTCTCGGGCGAGACGAGCGAGATCATCCGTACCGTCTTGGAGGAAGTCGACTTTGACGTCGAGGAGTTAGAAATGAAGCTTGACGTCTCCATCCGCCAAAGAAAGGCCCTGCCGGGCTCTCAGGAGGACGTCGAAATGACCGAATCCAAGACCCCGGCTCCTTCCAAGGAGGATCTGAGAGAGACTATCCGAGAACTCTCGACCCAGAAGCGCGCCCTCCCCTCGTGTCTTTCTACCACCACCGGCGAGGTTTACGACGAGTTCAGCAGACTCTTCCTTCGCGTCGTCTCCCAGCAGTCCGAGGACCCGACACTGCTCGCTGATTTCGACCAGCTGCCATCTCTGAGCCGCCAAACTGCAGTCAGCGACCACACATACATCACATTCTTTGTCCGCATCTGGTCGGGCCCTTACCCTACTCTCGctcgcgctgccgccgtagATGCTGTCAGGAGACGCCTGAGCGATGGTGACGGCAACGACCTCGACTTCCAGGCTCTGATCCCCTACTGTCTTGTGGCCCTCGTCGATTCCTCCAAGAAGGTGCGCCGTGCTGCTGCCGAGCTACTGATCCAGATTGGTCATTTCTTCCCCCCTCAGTCAAAGGCCGCGAAGAAGTCTGTCTGGGGCGGTAAGAACCTATACGATGACAGTGCCAAGGTGCAATGGCTGGAGGCCGACACTGTCTCTCGCCTCCTGCACGGCGTAATTCTTCCTGCTCTGGAGGAATGCATCATGCACGAAGACCACATTCGCGCAGTGCTGCACTCTACCCTCGACAGCAGCGCCAAGAACGAGGGCAGCGACGGAAAGAAGGCGCTCAGCTCAGCGGGCAGATCGTCGGTCTTGTCATTCTTAGCCAGCCACGTTGTTGCGACACCGCTGCTCCAGGTTAAGTCCAACCTTCTCTCTGTCCTCAACCGCATCAGAGGAGTGTCGTCCACCTCGAGGACGAAGGTACTGCTGCCGGCATTCCAGTGGTGGGCTTCCTTGTCTGCGGAAGAGACGAACTGTCtgtccgaggtcgaggaggtggaCCAGGCTGTGCTTCACACCAGATTCGCCGAGATCGTTGTGCCCAACGACAGCGAGGGGCTGGATTGTCTCCTCTCGATTATCAAGGACTCTGCCTCCGCCAAGCGTCCGGAGCTGGTCCGATCCATCTCTGCACGCATCCGCGCCATCTGGAGTTCGATGAAGGCCGATACCAAGTTCGACGTGGCTCAGACAATGCTGGAGCTCTCCCAAGCGCGGCACGCATCccaggacgaagaggacaTCATTGCCGACGAGGCTGCCGATTTCCTGAGGAACGTCGAGCTGACCACAGAGATCCTCGCCTACTTCCTCGAGTCCATCCAGACCGGTACAAAGCTCATCACCGAGCCGCCGGCAAACAAGAGACGCAGGACCAGCTCGTCTGAGGCGAACCGCGCAGTCACCGCGCAGGCCAGTGCTGAGCTGAGTGCGACGTTGAGATCGGTCACGTTTGTGCTCCAGCTGGTGGATGGTTCCAACCCTGCTGCCCACCCGGAGCTCCTCGACAGTCTGTTCGGCACCCTCTCGGAGCTGCAGCACTTCCGTACCGTCATCGGATCCGAGCTTGGCTACCTGCAAAACCTGGTGCTGACGAGCTTGATCGCGATGGTCCCCGCCTATAGGAACAACAAGAGCCTGAAGATTGATGGCTCTGGAGGCCACGGCGACCTGCTCGTCAATTGCATCCAGAAGTCTTCCAGCCCGATTGTGCAAAACTCGGCCTTGCTTCTGATTGCCAGCCTCGCCTCTGCCGCCCCGGATCTCGTGCTTCATAGCGTCATGCCCATCTTCACTTTCATGGGCGCCTCCGTTCTCCGCCAGAACGACGACCACTCTGCGCACGTGGTGAACCAGACCATCAAGGAGGTCGTCCCGCCTTTGATGGCGTCGctcaagaagggcaagcGAAACCCGGTCGCCGGTGCCACCGAGTTGCTCGCCAGCTTCGTCACCGCGTACGAGCACATCCCCGCGCACCGCAAGCAGGGCTTGTTCGTTGCTCTCATCAACACCCTGGGTCCCGATGAGTTCCTGTACGCCCTGTTGGCGATGCTGGTCGATAGATACGGCCCCAACGACAGCCTGATGGCGTTTGCCTCTGAACTCCTCGGCTTTTACAGCGCTGAGGTGCAGCTCCAGACCTTGGCCAAGCTCCTTGACTTGATCAGTGACATTTTCAAGCCCAAGCCCGGTCTTTCGGCCACCCtgctgggcgtcggcgaggactTGGCGGAGAAGAAACCCGAGACCACTGCCCTGCAGCAGTTGACTGtcttcccctctctcctttccaGCAGGAAGCTCCGGAAGGAGATCACCATCCTTACGGAGAGGGACGATATGGACTCGTCCAAGATCCGGGACCTGTACGCCATTCTTCTCAGGGATgtcctggccctcgccgagacCGTCAAGAATCAGAAGGCGTTACACGAGTGCTGCGGCAATGCCCTGGCCAACCTGCTCAACCTACTGTCTATTGGCGAGTTCATCAAGTCGGTCGAGAACCTGTTGGACCACACCGAAATCGATCTCCGCCGCAAGGTTCTGCGGGCACTCGAGGTTCGCGTGGACCAGGAGGGCGTCGCAGATATtgcctcgaggacggcgctGCTCGCTTTCCTGCCGCAGCTGACAGCCGCGATCCGGGACACGGACGACATCAAGTACAAGCACACCGCCGTTGCCTGCATCGACAAGATTGCGGAGAAGTACGGCAAGAAGGATATCGAGGCCGTGGCAGGCGCCGCGGCGACCATCGCCGGGCCTCACTGCCTCGGCCAGCCCGACACCCGCTTGCGCGTCATGGCCCTGCTCTGCCTTGCCTCTCTCGTTGATGTCCTGCAAGATGGCATCCTGCCTATCGTCAACATTGCCATTTCCCAGGCGATTCTCTACATCGAACAGagcgtggaggaggagaaggccgcgAACGAGCTGCACAACGCCGGCTACGCGTTCATCACCGCCTTGGCGCAACACCTGCCTTACATGATCTCCGCGAAGCACCTGGACAACATCTTCCTCGCTTCCAACAAgtccgccgaggccgacctggacaacgaggccgacgacgagcgccTCAATTGCCTGAGATTCCTTGCTAGGAAGGTCGAAGCCAAGACCCTACTGGCCAGTCTGGAGAGGAACTGGATCCCGGCCACTGAGACTGGTTTCGAC encodes:
- a CDS encoding Putative SGNH hydrolase-type esterase domain, SGNH hydrolase superfamily produces the protein MTWTPPVHLQFLAAVAGLKLVIGLTKRPFHYAVTSGAASSPEPSQYAIVVFIAVGVSVSLVIGRWNLAASSTASLTSESIVPSAMRAAMPCKWPRGDCGLLKGVGFCWLPAETTHQVSSFCLSTAIQSSLTQKNALDDGIHNHPPLKQPDFLISSLGNISSLASATVFKMARPYPQIVLFGDSLFQGSAVTFDGFSFQAELQCRVMRRYDVVNRGFSGWNTANAVKYLPEMFPPPSDSGPQLKYLLVLLGANDAVQPMNTTTQHVPLKVYKENLVKIVTHPNIIAHKPKILLVTPPPIDEIRITQLDLAWGHSKPTRTSKISAEYTQAARDVAADVPGVTLIDLWQALMDHAVSKTPGFKAGGPLLGTPELGEQGGLAGLLPDGLHMSGEAYRVFYETVAPHIGQEWAGLPEDDRTGYVFPDWRDLNPPA
- a CDS encoding Putative U3 small nucleolar RNA-associated protein, which codes for MASSLAAQLAQIAANSKASLDIKAQKAAHSKSLIFEPRVAATQSYQTLFTICSEGFEELCELDGRFKPFSKTLFSEQSMSEDRTQMTTAENAELDKKVESFLRLVGSRLRLMPSIRALEWLVRRFRIHEHNTKSLITTFLPYHSIPAFVTLLSILPPKIPHEYRFLSPYIKSLTSPPRSVLVHEAIHKADFLNTLSEYALEACRNQQQYPTLVSFWGGIMTEAVNGLLENMRSGRAAVQQDNNEAFLHRVGPTLAEAMSMKKVPNMQIASYMAVTIVAAKGSFDDATLSAFMEQIVHGWTGETVRPGLVCLCILAQYRSAKQLSGKVTKALLKVQNLGEILVELGQERRVDKLTNGLCIAFIERLCKKGDARGLPIIRAILMSKILKEKQIAVIFKSLVLAAHRLDDEVDKDGEIRKELGSTLIDLSRFSGETSEIIRTVLEEVDFDVEELEMKLDVSIRQRKALPGSQEDVEMTESKTPAPSKEDLRETIRELSTQKRALPSCLSTTTGEVYDEFSRLFLRVVSQQSEDPTLLADFDQLPSLSRQTAVSDHTYITFFVRIWSGPYPTLARAAAVDAVRRRLSDGDGNDLDFQALIPYCLVALVDSSKKVRRAAAELLIQIGHFFPPQSKAAKKSVWGGKNLYDDSAKVQWLEADTVSRLLHGVILPALEECIMHEDHIRAVLHSTLDSSAKNEGSDGKKALSSAGRSSVLSFLASHVVATPLLQVKSNLLSVLNRIRGVSSTSRTKVLLPAFQWWASLSAEETNCLSEVEEVDQAVLHTRFAEIVVPNDSEGLDCLLSIIKDSASAKRPELVRSISARIRAIWSSMKADTKFDVAQTMLELSQARHASQDEEDIIADEAADFLRNVELTTEILAYFLESIQTGTKLITEPPANKRRRTSSSEANRAVTAQASAELSATLRSVTFVLQLVDGSNPAAHPELLDSLFGTLSELQHFRTVIGSELGYLQNLVLTSLIAMVPAYRNNKSLKIDGSGGHGDLLVNCIQKSSSPIVQNSALLLIASLASAAPDLVLHSVMPIFTFMGASVLRQNDDHSAHVVNQTIKEVVPPLMASLKKGKRNPVAGATELLASFVTAYEHIPAHRKQGLFVALINTLGPDEFLYALLAMLVDRYGPNDSLMAFASELLGFYSAEVQLQTLAKLLDLISDIFKPKPGLSATLLGVGEDLAEKKPETTALQQLTVFPSLLSSRKLRKEITILTERDDMDSSKIRDLYAILLRDVLALAETVKNQKALHECCGNALANLLNLLSIGEFIKSVENLLDHTEIDLRRKVLRALEVRVDQEGVADIASRTALLAFLPQLTAAIRDTDDIKYKHTAVACIDKIAEKYGKKDIEAVAGAAATIAGPHCLGQPDTRLRVMALLCLASLVDVLQDGILPIVNIAISQAILYIEQSVEEEKAANELHNAGYAFITALAQHLPYMISAKHLDNIFLASNKSAEADLDNEADDERLNCLRFLARKVEAKTLLASLERNWIPATETGFDATDEWVDIFGVVVESHTKSVVTKNVTALSTILLNSLDLRRREHAKEKLGNIASQRVAKIESSINEVALKMIYKLNDAAFRPIFTHIIEWSTQLPKQDVAGRALRRFSVYGFLQMFFESLKSIVTNYATYIVDDAVEIIKTCDFKLPEQKELWRRVLSTLARCFEHDQDDFWQAPAHFSKVAPVLTAQFLNASSVDLSAELIPAVVELASAADSQEHQKELNSTILRHLRSEQASVRLAAVKCQQELAEKLGEEWLSALPEMLPYISELQDDDDEVVERETHRWIVKIEGVLGESLDSMLQ